The Chanodichthys erythropterus isolate Z2021 chromosome 1, ASM2448905v1, whole genome shotgun sequence genome segment CATATTCCGATATGTACAGATCTGTCATTGGTAACCACAATAAGAAAGACGCTTCAGTTTATGCTGTGGTAACTTTGATACATTTAAAGGTGGAGATTGGTGAGCTTTCACTTTCCATTCTGTGTACAAATTCCTGGTGCTGCCTACAGAAGTGTCTAAAAGTCTGAGACAACATTGAGaaactgaaaataaacaaaGTTTTAGGATTATTTTTGTGCTGGAGAAATGTGCTACTTTTACACAAACTTCTTGAGTGTATGCAGCTCGAGTTCTGCTGTCACTAAAGCAAAAGAAGGATACAACAAATACTtaaaaattaatgtaattttttcaaGTCAACTTTTGGACTTAAGTTGCTGTGCTGATGATTATATAATTTGTAATGACAAATTGTTGAAGtagaaaaatgcaaaatagaaGCACTTTTCACTAGTATTATCAGACATTTGGACTCCACTGTTTGTAATTGTGGGGAAAATTTTACTGTTGAAAGTGACTGACAGATACTTTCTTTATTGCGTTTGCTCAACCATGAAACGTCCATTTAGTTGATGGAGGAATGGATTAATTTGTTTGTGAGGACCAGCCAtaaaaattttgatttaaatgAAGTTCTGTCCCATATCATTTTTGAAATGTTGTCATTAAGTTTGACAGGTCTCCACAAATTTACTGTGGAGCTGCATCTGTCTCGCATGTCAGACCAACAGATTATGGGTCTGCCTGCATCTGGGTACCAATGGTAGAGGCAGGTgtctattaaacatttttattacagagTGAAATATTAACAGTGGTCATGCTTCACAGTACATGGTTTAATTCCAGTCCTCGATGAACATCAAAATGAACAAGAGTAACAATATTAATTGTAGCTCTTTAAAGAAGGCACTTAATTAAAACAGCTCCAAACTCAGCCTCATTATCATTTTGTCTGGGAGCTTCACACCACAGTAGGCTGCCCGTGTTTGGATTTTCAAATCATCAGTTGTACAAACTACAAAGTGTGCTAATACGATAAGTTATCTCTGCTAATCTTGCCAGAAGCACAGAGACTCCAGGGATGGTTATGTTCCTACAAATTCCAGTTGCTGGCAGTTTCAGGGCTTTTTCGTGACCTCTAGAGCTCGTGGGAAATGTAAGCCGGTCCCAGAGAGGTCTCAGTGGGATCCAGGCTGACGTGAGAGAGCGAGTGGCTGTGTCCATGAGTGCGTGAAAGCGTGTGGTAGCGCGTGGAGGACGGCACTGGAGATGTGCACTCTTGCTCCTGCTCCGTGGCTTGTTCCGAGGCCGCACCTCGAGTCTGGTTTCCAGTTCCGGTGGCGGCTCCTGCTCCCTGCATCCCTCCGCTGCCCTTTCTGTGCCTCTCCCAGGCGGAGCTGAGCTTTACTGCAAGAGCCAGCAGGTTTTTGCCTAGGAACACCGTGGACACCCGTGGGTCCCTGTACCACAGCATCCCGACCCCTCTGGGCACGAGCGTGAACACGTTAATGGTCACCAGGCTGAGCCACGGATAGATGGCCTCCTTCCGTGCCGCCTGCAGCCCAGGCAGCGCAGTGGCACCCAGCTCCGTGAGCGACACGCACGGtagcaacaacaacagcacGTAACAGTAAAAGAACACTATACCCTCAACCCAAAGAGGAACCCCCACAGTGCCCTGCACCTCCCACAGCCCGGCTTGCAGGTCCAACACATCAAGCAAGTCCACCACCACCCACAGAAGCCGGCTGCGCACCTCCTGCTTCCTACGGAGGGGTGTCATGTAATCGGCTCCTGTCAGGATGAGGAACAGCGAGGGCAGGCACACCGAAAGTAACAGTGTCAGAGTCTTGCGGGCAAGAGGATCCGGGGGTCGTCTCTCCTGTCTGTAGTTCTGACACACAAAGAAAAGCTTCAGCTGCAGTAGCGAGAGGAAAAGGAACCAGAGAGCATTGGCGAAGCCCCGACGGGGTGAGCGCGCCTCCGAAACCACACCGGCGGAAACGAAGCGCAGCGCCAGCAGGAAACACAGGTCACCGAGAGCGACGGCAACACATGGCCATACTGCAGGACGGGCCCCGCTCCGAGGTCCCAGCATGCTCTGCTCCAGAAGGTAGAGGTCGACCACGGCCATCGTGCTCACTGTCACCAGAGTTGACACGCACACCTGGGGCGAGGGCAACATGCTTGAGGTAGAAGGAGAAACAAGGACATAGTCAGACTCTGATGGCTCATTAAGGAAAGAGATGAGGATGGTTTTAGAGGTTATATCCTTCATTTTCTGATAAGGACATGACCTGCATGATTATGTGATTTTACAAGACTGGAATATACCGAGAAATGAGTAAATTAGCCATAAATCTTCAAAGCCTTTTGATGTACATGTTTGTAATACTGTTTAAAGCAGAACAGTCTGTTTTTAAGGACTGAGCACTTGCATGATTTTCTACAACATGCAGGTCAACAATTGGCTATTCAAACTCTCCCTTGTTACATCATTGTTTGGAAATGTTTAAATGGGAGAGTTCTTTTTCAACCTTAATATCAAAGGTAGTTGCTGAATGTCTGTACCGAAGGTCTTGACAAATGTTGTTTGCAATCCTAGGAGATTTAACGATTCATGGCATTTCAAAGGCTTGTTTAGTTTACAAAGCCAGTGACATTGACGGGATTAGTAAAATGAGGTTTGTGGCAGTGCTGAGTATAAGAATTTGCCTGTTTTTGGACAGGGCTTTAGGGTGGTCAGGGTCTTTTTTCATTTCGTGTGACAATATATCACAATACAGAAATGCAACAATATCATATCGTGGATAGTGACAATATGTGCTGTGCATAGTTtgcccaaaattaaaataaaaaattcaagtttacaaagttttagtgtcagtactacattaaactactatatataatgttgaatataatgtataataatgcaaaGGGGGAATAttgataatgccaaatgtcttgTTACCAGTAAAACGTGgcttacattattttaaatatctaGTCACTTACAGAGTGcatacatattcatctaaaattAATCTGTTTTTCACCAttagaatcatgaatatttGTATTCTGGTGTCACCATTGTCTTATGCATTGGGTTACCAGCTCTAAGTCCAAGCCTAATAATTTCCACTCCCAATGTAATACCAAATTTAGCAatttaatgaacattttttttttttttttatccttttaCCATATGTCTTGAAGTATCACAATAATATCGTATCGTGAGTTCAGCATCGTGATATGTATCGAATCGTGACATGAGGGTATCATTACACCCCTACAATTGATGCCTttaaatataatagaatatGCTGGAATCTCTCTCTtccccttttttatttttttgtatctttCTAAATATGATTTAACTCATGGAACTTTTAATTCCTTTCATCTCTGGAAGTGTCCCAGGTATTCTGCATAGTATATAGCATTCATGTCAACTTTTGTTcccttattaattaattatatcaaaGGGAACCCAGGCACACGTTCAAAGTCTCTCTTCCTCATGGCTTTCCTTCCATGCTggttttctatttaaatcaTGATCTAGTCTGATTCTCTGGCTCATTTTTTCGGGCCTTTCAAGTGCATTGGGCCACCTGTGAAATGGCGACACTCGATCTTAATAGCGTCCGAGAGGTGTTGTCATAACACTGCATACTGATGTTGATTTTATTCATGTTTCCTCAAGCCATATTTTCAGCAACGGACACTGTAAAACTGTAGTATTGATTAATAGAGAAATGATTGTGGGCTTTACAGTGAAATCGAATGCAGGCCTTCTCAGTCGGATGAACTCAATGTCCGGTGCACTATAGCCATCTCCTTACCATTTGTGTCTGATGTGAATGTCAACACCTCAGATAGAtggcttttatatatatatatattacgaAAGTCATTACTGTTGAGGACCTACAGGGTGTCAACAGGGTTCTGCATTTAGGTTTATTGGATATTTCATCTTAACTGTCACAACTATGACAGCATAAGggagagtaaataatgacaggattgttttggctgaactatcccatCACAACTTACAAGTTCTAAAGACCCATTTGGTGTATGTGTGGATACATGAGGGAAAAGTGTTAAATAGTGAAGTGAAATGGAAATTGAATGGGGTGAGAGAGGGATAGAGATTGTGATTCATTCCCTTGGCTTTTTACAGACCTAATAAAGTGTTACGGAATGATGGTAATAGTTCATAAATAAGCTGAGGGAAATGATGAAGGAAAGAGTGATGAGTATAACACAAAAAGCACAGGCAACCTGCTCTGGGAAAAAGATGTTGTGTTGGAGAACTGTTGATTGGGaatgaaaatatattcataGCTTGGGAACTGTAGAAATTAAACACATTACACGAAGTGTGCAGGAAACGAAGGGGGTATGTTGGTAAATGACCTAGAATGATTAATCTTCTGTGAGCTCTGGAATGAAAAGAGAGTGTGCGTCACTAATATCTGATTTTGACTGTAGACTTTATTTTTGTCTGTTACTGATTTTCTGCTGTGGAATTAAATTGAATCCAATAATCTCAGACTGAGTGTTGAACTTAGAAGGAGCCACATGCTCCTGAAGAAAAATGCTTTAGCAAAGGACACATCTTTCTTTTTcaatcagaaaaaaatgaaagaagacAGTTATTTTAGGACAAAAAAGGAATTGAAACCCAGAAGGCTTGCCTTCAGGTGCAGGGCTTATCTTTTGACTCCACTGTCAGCACATAATTCATCAGGTTATCAAGTCAATTTGATGATACTGTGTTGTTTTCTTCAAGCACATCAATAATGACTTGACTTCAGTACTGACAGACAGTGCATTCTTAACTATAAGTGATTGCTAAAAGGCCGCAGGCTACAGTGCATAATTTCATGCACTTTTGCTTTGTACAAATGTGTGCTTTGATCTGCGCTTTTAAGTGAGTCAATAAAAGATGTGCAACATACAGACACTACATTCTTTCATCTTATAACTATAGGTAAGTGTTTTGGCCgcctttttttgttaaaaagcAATATTGGTCAATTAATATtcaatatgtattttattatgtttctaaTGTTGTAATATAATGATCATGTTATTGTGTCTATAAGCaggattaaaataaaataatttctccATAATTATTGGACACTTAAAAATAACCTATCAATCATTAATATTTGCAAGTGTAGTTTGAAAATCAGTTGTTTTAAAGGGACAAAAAAGagacaaacttaaaaaaaaaactagaaatttctcaaaatatcatcttttatgTTCAATGGATGGAAAAAATACAGTCATAGTTTGGAATGATATGATGgcgaataaatgatgacagaattttgaacTATGTCTGTAATGTTTTATAGAGGATAGTAATGAAGTAATGCACGACAGTGTGAGGAGAAATGTAAAAGCTTCTCATAATTAACACTCTAAAGTGGTGGTCATTTTTACTGGTCTAGGTTAAATATAGTGTGATGAATATTGTAAATGTTTAATTGCTGTGTGCAAGTGCCCATAATCATGTCTACCCCTCATTCTTGGAGATGCTCTCTGCTGGACGCATGCCACATGCCCTCATTTACGAGTAAACGACTGAAAATGTCCGTCGGTAATGTGCCATTGAATCATTCCCACACAGAGAACAGATCATCATAGTGAGAGCATCAGTGTTGGTGAATAAATGGCATCATCTGTCTTGATGCTTGTAAGTGTcgtgctgctgctgctactgcAGCACACGTGTGATCAGACCTGTGCCACTTCAATACATCACCGTATTTCGACAGGTGTCATTGCATTAGGATGCACATCCGAATTGGCAGGTGTCAATCTCACCAATAAGCCCGTCAGGGGTGAAATATTTGAACTTTTTGGACTTGAACGTATGTATGAATAATTGAATATCAAGTTGCAAGAGAGCTCAACTTCATGTAAGCAGGAATGGATGAAGTAGAGAGTGTATTTACCCCACAGCATGAAGACTTCACAGAGCAGTCTCAATCTAAAGACCAGCGCAAACCTGCAGGCATCAAGACGATATTATCTGAATCCACTGACCGAAATCAGGCTGTTCGTCCAGTAATGACACTGTACTGCTTCTCAACAAAACTAAACGTGGAAAATAATCCAGAGAAGTCAACCACGTCAAGCTCAAAGGCTACATTGTCCATAATATAAGCCCTGATGGCATGTAGTTTATTTGGGCGAAGCAAGCCTTTCAGTCTCCAGACTTTCTTTGTCGCAAAACCCTTATATAATCGGCATGGGGTTTATTCCGTTCCGTTTATTTCGACTCGAGCTCGTGCAGGCTCCTTCCCGGTCCATCCAGAGTCTCAGTCGGCTGCGATGTAGCTTTTTGCGGGCTGAGGAGTAGAAGTCGGTCAGAAGTGCGTTACAAACGTGTTATATGCTGAATCTGTAACCGAAGCCTTTTTTCCGAGTACCTCGACGTCTTCTTCATACTTCATAAACGAAAGGGCGCTAAAGAAGAGAAAGAACGCGTCGCGAGACAGTTTATGATTGCAGTGTGTCATTTGTAGGCAGCTTACGTGCACTTGTACCCCTCCCTCCGCTCGCTCTCCAACTCTAACGCTTAGTTGCTTCTTGGATTTCACTTCAGAAAGCAGGCGGGGATATTTGAATGGCCTCGTGCATACTGCGAGTCACCATCCGGATGGGTCCGTGCTCCTAATTACTGCTGCTATGCAATCATTGCTATGATAATTACATTGTTTTAGCCTGGAGAAAATAGCACCCACGATGTCCCTGCTGTTAGTGACGAATGATTGTGTGGTGAGATGAACTAGAAGGTTATTTGTCGTTTAACAAatacttcttcttttttttaaatctacaaCAACTAATTGCAAAGACAGTCCCCTGGGTTAAATGCCTGACTGAAGACTGGCTGTGTGTTCATGCATTGTATAGATTGCAAATGAACTGCAGTcattgatttataagcatagatctttaaaggtgcacttagtatatatttatttttttattattatgtacatTTATCTTATTCCATGCTAGTTTTCTAGGTACTAGTTAGCATTGTCACTTGAGTACCTTTAAAATGAGCAAAATGTTGTACCAGATTGCTATCCTTAGTGCTCCAGATCACTGAGGATAGCAATCTGCTGAAACGTCTGCTCATGCTCTTTTTATTAATTCACCTGCACTTTGCACTTTATTGCACCAtgcaatttataaaatgaattttGTACTTTCTAGACCTCTTCAGTCTTTTTTGGATTCAGTGTGCggtcagccattttttttctgttttgctcAAGTATTTTCTTGGTTCTACgcacctgaaggaaaatgcaaTTTTTGTCAATTGAGAGTGCAACAGTTTCCTCTGATCCAAAATGTTGTACCATACATGCCTGAGATTAACATTTCCCACATGATGTGGAATGACTATCAGTGCTTATGTTTTAAGATTAAAACACATTTGTCAGTATCTTGTGTGTCTACGGGTGCAATTAAGACCCAAATACAACCCACGCCTAGAAAtcctataacttttttttttgttgttgttgttgcaatTTTCAGGGgcaattatgaaaatatttgttcCCTGAAGAGATGCTGATCCATTTGGACCTGAACAGAACAAGTTTTTCAAAGTATACCAATTCCTGTGAGCCCGGCAGTCATACTTTTTGACATATTATACCCTAAACATGGCTTCCTAAATAAGACATTTGTTGGAAATAATGAATACTTCAGGGGAAAATGAAAAGCTTAAAAATGAAGCAAGCTGTGAACATAATGTTTGCTATAACAGCAGCCCTATTCGATTTGAAATGCACTGACTCTAAATGCACACATCCCAGTAAACATTTGGACATTTAATGACCATTGAAATGACATCCCTCCGACACGTCCTGTCAAAAATCGttctaaaattaaatttaaatggatGCCTTTGATGTTATCTTATTAATTGATTATTATATATTGAACTACACATAGCTAAAAGTCAAAGTAACAATTATACATGCAACCCCAGAGAACTGTAGACCTGTacaaattagggctgtcaaaataacacgTTAATTTAGAtgaattaatctgagaaaaaataacgcgttaaaaaaaacaatgcagattaatccattccgtattgacctttgaacctggagccgttctagccaccattcgactgtaaaatgaaggagggagacgactgctcacacataataataatctaaatcaactgacacaatgctaaaagttcgtaagaccgaatccatgtttcacgaggcgcattcggagaatgttttcctgaataaccgctgggtgtgaatagtgctAAAAAaaacgtcacctcatcttctctgacaggcgccctgcacatgcagctgacataaaccacactttcagtaaacaaaaagaaaatcctatccagtggtgaagtgttttctgtgttgacaaatcttttgcgatgtcctaataacagtcgcgattcgcaacacgtcaacgtccgctaatgtccaattcgcgacctaatgactcatttgaacagattcattttaatgaatcatgacaacaactgatctgtccacacggtctataatgaatcatttactcgaacaactctgaaatgagaacataagtgtgcttaccccatttagcaagagtggttagtaaaattagccttaataatccacaatattttcaggttatttaaatgacaatgtgtagtaaattaggcctacctataaaatcagctagcctagactggagtgaggtgaaaccagaacaaagcaagttgttgttagctaggtgcattcaattctatatggtagaaaattatattattagtttgaattaataattaaaatataattaatatttttcaggtttagcaaaaaagcatcttctcttacaaagctataaaattattattattttatttatttattttttgcaaagagggcaagaaagaattacagtgagagtgacgggtactttattgtcagtatcaggctcgcagatcacgtgggtagggcactttttactgtttgtgtggatgaccatgtctgtcaccaccaaagaccatttttgacccaggaaaaaccctgcattgattcatttgaattgaaatattgaatacttccacagcaaaaattatgtatgcgattaatttagattaattaatcacagagtatgtaattagattaaaatttttaatcgattgacagccctagtacAAACGTATCTGAATGCATTTTTAGGAAATGTTCTGTTACatatttttacagatttatGCCATCCTACCACGGCTATTTTTGCCCAGGGACACGATGTTGCTGTCGGTCCAATGTTTGCTGGGATCAGTCTATTTTAATTATGTAGaataaggagaaaaatctgaTGAGGAAGGTTTGAGGTAGGAACTGTTCTTGCATGATCAGAGCACCAGTGTCACAGTAGATTGAGCTGAATCTCATTATCTCTTAAATTTCTCCCACAGCTGCTCTGACAGGCCAGTTTCCATTCTCTTTATGGCCTTACTGAAATCAAAGGTTACTTCTCTTGTATCTTTTCTTTACAACATACACCTCATTTATTCATGGTGAGGGGTCGTCTTGGAGTTTTAATCAGCCAGATGGGAAAGAAAGGCATAGAAGTCAAAGTCATCTTTCTTGCTATGAGCACCACTGGTTTCCAGACATTTTCCATTCCTTGCCTTCAATATTTTTTTCGCCTTTGTTGGCTCCACCCACCACTCCATTCTATCTCTCCATCTCTATCGCCTCGTCTCTCACTCACTCTTTCCCCTTCAGTCCCCGTGGGGCTGAAGTGGTTGAAGGTCACTCTGATCTGGCTAGATTTCAGCACGGAGGTAGTGAGAAAGGCGGAGAAAATGAGACAACAAGAGTCCAGCAGTGCACAGTCAACACTTTCGCCCCCATAAAGTTGGtaaagacttaaaaaaaaatgccatttgGAAATGCTGTGGGCCTGATTGGTGCCCCAGGTGTGCACTGGCAGAAGCTTGTCCCAAGACATTCCTCACTGCATCCATCTGCTACGCATTAGAGCACTTAGCTGACACCACACATGCTCCAGCCACAGAGAAACAATCTGTCTTACTGACTAGAGATTCTCGCAATGAGTGCACAGCTTGACGTACTGTTTTTGAACATAAATCCGCACCTTAAATTGATACTTTCATGTCTGCAACTTATGTTACTATTAAACAAACAATGGACAACTGATAATAATACTCGGTTAATTATCGGTCTTTCTGATTAACCGACTGGGAGGTTGCAGATCTCTGATAAGATAAGACATCCTCTGATGCGATGTAATTCTCTGAAGAGTGGGTCTGAAGAATTGAGCCCTTTACTTTAATAACATACGTTTAATGAAATCTTTTCACACTCGCTGATTTCCATCAGACGTTAGACATTGGCACAGATACGGCTCCCTCAAAGCATTAACTTTTTCTATGCTGCAAAGCCTCATGCTGTGTCTCAGACCTTCACCCTGCGTTTTATAATCTGTAAATAAATCTGTTTTTTCTGCTTTAATAAACTGATTTCAAGGCAACACACTGCCATATTCAAGGACGAAGTGCTTCACCAGTGAGGCGGCACACTCATTTAGAGACGCAACATGTTATTTTTGCTTCCGACTAAAGTAGGTATAGCTATCAATATTGGCTGAAAAAATGCACCGTAAAATTGACCCGAAAATAATGTGTCCCCAGTAGCTCGCTCGCCCTGTAGCATTCGCTTTGAACGCGTTAATCATCACTGCATATacttagagagagagagtgatgtgtttttaaatgtgaGTGAAGTTACAGGGGAATTTGGGATGATCAAAGATAAAGCCATTAGCCATTCTgacaaacttttatgttggCGTTCCAC includes the following:
- the tmem265 gene encoding transmembrane protein 121 isoform X2; this encodes MLPSPQVCVSTLVTVSTMAVVDLYLLEQSMLGPRSGARPAVWPCVAVALGDLCFLLALRFVSAGVVSEARSPRRGFANALWFLFLSLLQLKLFFVCQNYRQERRPPDPLARKTLTLLLSVCLPSLFLILTGADYMTPLRRKQEVRSRLLWVVVDLLDVLDLQAGLWEVQGTVGVPLWVEGIVFFYCYVLLLLLPCVSLTELGATALPGLQAARKEAIYPWLSLVTINVFTLVPRGVGMLWYRDPRVSTVFLGKNLLALAVKLSSAWERHRKGSGGMQGAGAATGTGNQTRGAASEQATEQEQECTSPVPSSTRYHTLSRTHGHSHSLSHVSLDPTETSLGPAYISHEL
- the tmem265 gene encoding transmembrane protein 121 isoform X1, with the translated sequence MKDITSKTILISFLNEPSESDYVLVSPSTSSMLPSPQVCVSTLVTVSTMAVVDLYLLEQSMLGPRSGARPAVWPCVAVALGDLCFLLALRFVSAGVVSEARSPRRGFANALWFLFLSLLQLKLFFVCQNYRQERRPPDPLARKTLTLLLSVCLPSLFLILTGADYMTPLRRKQEVRSRLLWVVVDLLDVLDLQAGLWEVQGTVGVPLWVEGIVFFYCYVLLLLLPCVSLTELGATALPGLQAARKEAIYPWLSLVTINVFTLVPRGVGMLWYRDPRVSTVFLGKNLLALAVKLSSAWERHRKGSGGMQGAGAATGTGNQTRGAASEQATEQEQECTSPVPSSTRYHTLSRTHGHSHSLSHVSLDPTETSLGPAYISHEL